Below is a window of Vulpes lagopus strain Blue_001 chromosome 13, ASM1834538v1, whole genome shotgun sequence DNA.
CCTGTCAGTCACATGGGCCCTGGAGGGAGCCCCGGGAGTGAGACGGCAGTGAGCAGCTCAGTCAGCTCAGTGCCTTTGTGCTGCTCCAGCCTCACAGCAGCTGGGGAGCTGGTGCCCCACTTGGGAAAGCATGTCTGGGTGCAGCACGCACAGCATCCGCTGTATCTGTaaaccccgccccccccccaaactcaGAGCACAGATGTAGTGACCCTGTGACAAGAAAGCTGATGGTTGGAAAAGGGAATTGGCTGTGAGCATCTGGGCAGGCTGGAGACACTCTGGCCCTCAGTgctgggaggaagagaaagccaCAGTACCCCTGGCTTGGCAACCCCCACCCTGGGTGCCCCCACCCCACGTCTTTGTGCCATAGGCAGCGTCTATCTGCAAAGCGTCTGATGCGCCGCCTCTGGGTTTCTCCCACAGACCCCTTGGCCATGAACCAGCCTGCCCCCAGGGCACCCCCTCCGCCGCGCCGCGTGCGACTGAAGCCCTGGCTGGTGGCGCAGGTGAACAGCTGCCAGTACCCAGGGCTTCAGTGGgtcaatggggaaaggaaattCTTCTGCATCCCCTGGCGCCATGCCACGCGACACGGCCCCAGCCAGGAGGGGGATAATACCATCTTCAAGGTAAGCTCTGGATGGGGGTTACTGCCTGCACTTCGGAGGCACCCCCCCAGAAGAGGATCCCCCATATACCAAACTGACCACTGTCCCAGCTGCCCTGCTGCAGGTGACCCCAGGCTTGGACTAAGGGGATGCAGGCATTCCCACAgctgtgccttttttttaaacctgttccCAGAGCAAGGTGGGGACAgaagcccctcccccccaggagaccttcttcctcctcccttttcctttctcattctcatCACACGTCAGTACATGCGTGTGCAGGGCGCCTGTGTGGAGTGCGCATACCCTAAAAGAAGACCCCAAAATGCCTCCATAATGTTAACACTAGGAGGTAACGACTTTGGatatttttttgcttctattttcaggtttctgtatgtgtgtctataaaattaaaaaatgaaatcaactgTATATTGTTTTGTATCCTGTATTTTCCACCCAACATCAGGCCCAGCTCTCCTCTGCCATATATGTCACATCACTTTCTGTGACCACTGGAAGGGTTAGCAGTTTAGTTATCCAGACCTGGCTTTTGGACACGTCACTTGGCTTTTAGTGTTCCGGTATTGAAGACCTGTTGCCATGTACACCTTCTAAACTCTTACTTACCCTTTGGATATCATAAACGATTTTCTTTGGGGTTAGTTGCTAAAGTTCAGCATTGCTGGGTCAAAGagaatccttatttttaaagatttggatgTTTTCCAATAGTCTTTGCAAGTAGATATTTCCTTAGTCTTTGCAGGTATTTTACCCTTTGAAGGTTCTTTTCAaatctgtttcttattttggaaTAGGTAATgcaatgcaaaattttaaaaagtgtacaatGGTTTGCAGCAAAAaggcctccctcccacctctgtcTCCAGCCACCCAATCCCTCCCTGGAGGCAATTAGTATTGTCaattctcatttctccttcctgAGGGATTTTTGTGCATACACACAAATAGGTACCTATCTTTCCTCCCTGCTTTTCACAAAATGACAGCTGTATAGCTACCCTTCTGTACCTCATATTTCTTGAAGATTATGACTTTTCAGTATATCAAAagcacctccttttttttttcttgctgcccAGTATTCCATTCTAAGGATTGGCCATAATTTAATCAGGTCCCATTGatgggcatttatttatttggggtcttctgCTTTTAcaaatagtgctgcagtgaataACTTTGTATGTGCAGAATTTTATGTGGATGCTTCTGTATCCCCAGGATAAACTCCTAGAAGTTAAATTGCTAGGTTAAAGGggagaaataggggatccctgggtggctcagcggtttgatgcctgcctttggtccagggcacgatcctggagtcctgggatcaagtcccacatcgggctccctgcttggagcctgcttctccctctacctgtgtctctgcctctgtctctctctgtgtgtgtctctcatgaataaataaataaaatcttaaaaaaaaaaagtgggggggggagaATTTGGAATCCTGACATCAGCCAACTTACCCTCAAAAATAATACCAACAGCTGAAGTGTATGGAGCCCATCCGAAGTGCAGGCACAGTTCTGAAAGCTTTGTGGGCTCTGGAGTCTTCACTAGCACACTGTGAGGGGACACTCCGATGGAGACATACAGCAAAAAGAGGCAGAGTGATATGCTCTTGGCCCACAGCTGGTGGATGGCAGTTTCCAGATTCAAATGAATCCCACTCCAGATCCAGTGCTCTTACCTTCCATGTTACACCGTCCTGCTCggagattttatctatttacccTCCCAGGAGTGGCTGATGAAATGCCTTTCAAAGCACGTAGGTTTCCTGTAGTTTGTCGGAGCCCTGAGGAGACTGGGGAGGATTGCAGGCCCGTCTCCCAGTCTCCCACCTCGCAGAGAGATGCTCTGGGGCTCCGTGTGTCCCTGAACTTCTCACCGCTCAGCAGTGACTTCCATAGgcgaggaggggctggggcatTGCTGAGGGTGGTTCTCGGTGGTGGCCTAtcttttcttcctgcctcaggCCTGGGCCAAGGAGACAGGAAAGTACACCGAGGGGGTGGACGAGGCGGACCCAGCCAAGTGGAAGGCCAACCTGCGCTGTGCCCTTAACAAGAGCCGTGACTTCCGCCTCATCTATGATGGACCCCGGGACATGCCGCCTCAGCCCTACAAGATCTACGAGGTCTGCTCTAATGGCTCCGCTCCCGCAGGTATCAGGCCTGACCCTAGGTGGGCCACCTAGGAAGCTGTTCGGGAAGGCCCAGGGTCCCTCCAGCATGCAGTGGTCAGGGACCTGCTTCCAGGTCCTAACACCCCAAGTTCCCGTGAGTGGCCTGCCATGGGGCCACTTATGAGGCCGGGAATGACTTGGCAGAGACCAGGCTCCATGTCTACCTTCCTCAGTTTGCCCTGTTTGTGGCTCTTGGCTACAGGGAGTGTAGGTCTAGTGACTTAAGAAGCTTAGTGCCATGGGGTCAGGGAGATCCCAGTGATTCCTGGCAGCTATGTGGGGTTTCACCTCACTGTGGGGGCCACTGTGGGTGAGGAAGAACCACAGCAGGAGCTGCCCCGTGGAGCCCTGgtggccttcctcctcctcctccactgacTCCCTTTGTTTTCTCTCCCTACTCTACAGAGTCCCAGCCTAGTGAGGATTACACTTTTGGTgcgggagaggaggaggaggaagaagaggaagacatgAGCTCGGGGCCATTCCTGGCAGCGTCGGCCTGCACTGACGTGGTGAGCCTTGTTGGGACCTCTCTGCTGCGTGCTCTGCTTTAGGATTCCGCGGTCCTTCCTCCAGGCTCCTGCAGCCTTTTTAGTAGCTCTGCTGTTGAGTTTCTTCTTGGGGTTCTGAGGCTAAGACACAGTCACTGCCCTGAATTCCCTTAGGGCTTTGTTGGCACAAAACACGCCCACATGTTGTCTGACACACCCGCACAGGAGCTGGGGCTGAGTAGGGACCGCTACCTGCAGTGAGAGCTCATGGAGCCACCtgggagggcagagctgggatggaaGGCGGACTCTGGCCTTGCAGAGCTGAGCACCGGGGAATTGCCTGTTGTTCTCATGTGTTTCTTTAGCTTCAGATCAATTCTTAACctgtcctcccttctctctctctggcctatTCCCTCTTCTGCCTGGGTCTTCCCTTCAGCTCCAGAGGATGTTACCAAGCCTGAGCATCACAGGTGGGGCCGGGAGGTGGTGTGGTTGGGGGCCTAGTAGAAGTAGAGGCTGCAGGTACCATAGGTACCTGGGAGGGGGCTgaagggaggctggggggaggccCAGGACTGGAAGTAGGTGGGCCTAGGGGGAAGTTTCCAGAAGTGGCATTAAAgctctgcctgcccccaccctctgTAGAAGCAGTGCAACCTGGCCCCCCCATGGCACCCTATTCTTTACCCAAAGAGGATGTCAAGTGGCCGCCCACCCTCCAGCCGCCTGTGGTGCTGGGCCCTCCTGCACCAGACCCCAgcctgctgggccccacccctggCAACCCTGCTGGCTTTGGGGAGCTTCTCCCTGAAGTCCTGCcgagcctgcagcctgggccccTGGCTGCCAGCCTGCCCCCCACAGGCGAACAACTCCTGCCCGACCTGCTAATCAGCCCCCACATGCTGCCCCGTAAGGACCCACAGGAGGGCTGGGTGGGTAAAGCAGCGCTGGGGGGTTGGTTTGCCAGAAAGGTGGAGGATGAAGAGCAAAGATGCTCAAGCCAGTCCCTCCTTgggttgggggcagggtgggggggggcaacTGGGATTGCTGACAGGATGGTCTGGCCACTGGGCAGAGGACAGAGCAAGTCAGTGGGCTACAGAATGAGGAGGCGTGGGGCTCATGGCCTGGGCGGGACTGCCCTCTGCCCCACAGTGACGGACCTGGAGATCAAGTTCCAGTACCGGGGGCGGCCACCCCGTGCCCTCACCATCAGCAACCCCCAGGGGTGCCGGCTCTTCTACAGTCAGCTGGAACCCACCCAGGACCAGGTAGAGCTCTTCGGCCCCGTGAGCCTGGAGCAAGTGCGCTTCCCCAGCCCTGAGGACATCCCCAGCGACAAGCAGCGCTTCTACACAAACCAGCTGCTGGATGTCCTGGACCGCGGCCTCATACTCCAGCTGCAGGGCCAAGATCTGTATGCCATCCGCCTGTGCCAGTGCAAGGTGTTCTGGAGCGGGCCCTGTGCCTCGGCCCACGGCTCACACCCCAACCCCATCCAGCGGGAGGTCAAAACCAAGCTTTTCAGCCTGGAGCATTTTCTCAATGGTGAGGGACCCACATCGTGTTCCTCCTGGCTTTCTCTCATCCAGGGGCATGGTTCTAGCCTCTAAGGGTCTTGATCTTGCTGCAGAGCTCATCCTGTTCCAGAAGGGCCAGACTAACACCCCACCGCCATTTGAGATCTTCTTCTGCTTTGGGGAGGAGTGGCCTGACCGCAAACCCCGAGAGAAGAAGCTCATCACTGTACAGGTATACTGCCATCTCACCCCCTACTCTGCTTTGGTTTGAATATTGGGGAATCCTGGGGATCAACCCTTGCCCCAGGTAGAGGCCCAGGGCTCTCTGAGCAGTGGGAGCTCAGTGGCCAGAGATAATCAAGGCCGGAGGCTGCCCACACATCAGCAGCCTTTGTATGAAGTAGAAATTGGTGCCCCTTCTTCCTGGTGGATGCAGTCCACCACCTGCCCTCTGGTGGATGCCTCAGGCACAACTGGATTTGACTGTTTTTGTCTTTGCCCCACAGGTGGTGCCTGTAGCAGCTAGGCTGTTGCTGGAGATGTTCTCAGGGGAGCTTTCTTGGTCAGCTGATAGTATCCGGCTACAGATCTCAAACCCAGACCTCAAAGACCGCATGGTAGAGCAGTTCAAGGAGCTCCATCACCTCTGGCAGTCCCAGCAGCGGTTGCAGCCTGTGGCCCAGGCCCCCGCTGTGGCAGGCCTCAGTGCTGGCCAGGGGGCCTGGCCCATGCACTCAGTTGGCATGCAACAATGAGACTGCATGCAGACGGACATTGGCACAGCTTCCCACCTGGGGGTGTGGGCTCATGTGAAGGGTGATGGCCCCAGTGGGCATCTGACTGGCTACGGGGCCCACTATCTGGGTGTCCTGGACTGGATTTGCacggagaagggagagggaagagaggtcCAAGTTCCAGGCTTTTTCCCGTAGCATCTGAGGGAAGCTGGAAGCCAGTTTTGCTTTGAGGGCTGTCTCCCTGTACGtgcctctcctctgctcactCTGGAGGAACTCAGCCATAAGCCCCAGGAAGCAGAAAGGTaactcccccaccacccctgggGGGCTCGTTGAGAGGGAACGGTCTCAGAGTGGCCCACTCTTGTGGTTGCCCCAATTCCTGTGGCCAGAAGAGCCAAGTGCTATGGGCAATGCTGCCTCAGCAGGGATGGGCCTGATCAGGTTGTGGGGTTCCCTAGTTTGGGCCTCACTTCTTcacatctctctccttcctgagaAAGGCACTTAGGTATCATACCGGATCCTTAAGGCCAGCAGCTACCTCCTTGGGgtagaaatggaattttatgtattttttaattaataaatattaaaaacagattcAGCTTACTTTATCCAGT
It encodes the following:
- the IRF5 gene encoding interferon regulatory factor 5 isoform X3, coding for MFTVSQISELSGLATFISPGSGWSLVQKGELSHQSFEAWGLGWGVSYSSCRSPDLGTALKRGLPDGDFLAAWRWRLTTTTQKDPLAMNQPAPRAPPPPRRVRLKPWLVAQVNSCQYPGLQWVNGERKFFCIPWRHATRHGPSQEGDNTIFKAWAKETGKYTEGVDEADPAKWKANLRCALNKSRDFRLIYDGPRDMPPQPYKIYEVCSNGSAPAESQPSEDYTFGAGEEEEEEEEDMSSGPFLAASACTDVLQRMLPSLSITVTDLEIKFQYRGRPPRALTISNPQGCRLFYSQLEPTQDQVELFGPVSLEQVRFPSPEDIPSDKQRFYTNQLLDVLDRGLILQLQGQDLYAIRLCQCKVFWSGPCASAHGSHPNPIQREVKTKLFSLEHFLNELILFQKGQTNTPPPFEIFFCFGEEWPDRKPREKKLITVQVVPVAARLLLEMFSGELSWSADSIRLQISNPDLKDRMVEQFKELHHLWQSQQRLQPVAQAPAVAGLSAGQGAWPMHSVGMQQ
- the IRF5 gene encoding interferon regulatory factor 5 isoform X1; this encodes MFTVSQISELSGLATFISPGSGWSLVQKGELSHQSFEAWGLGWGVSYSSCRSPDLGTALKRGLPDGDFLAAWRWRLTTTTQKDPLAMNQPAPRAPPPPRRVRLKPWLVAQVNSCQYPGLQWVNGERKFFCIPWRHATRHGPSQEGDNTIFKAWAKETGKYTEGVDEADPAKWKANLRCALNKSRDFRLIYDGPRDMPPQPYKIYEVCSNGSAPAESQPSEDYTFGAGEEEEEEEEDMSSGPFLAASACTDVLQRMLPSLSITEAVQPGPPMAPYSLPKEDVKWPPTLQPPVVLGPPAPDPSLLGPTPGNPAGFGELLPEVLPSLQPGPLAASLPPTGEQLLPDLLISPHMLPLTDLEIKFQYRGRPPRALTISNPQGCRLFYSQLEPTQDQVELFGPVSLEQVRFPSPEDIPSDKQRFYTNQLLDVLDRGLILQLQGQDLYAIRLCQCKVFWSGPCASAHGSHPNPIQREVKTKLFSLEHFLNELILFQKGQTNTPPPFEIFFCFGEEWPDRKPREKKLITVQVVPVAARLLLEMFSGELSWSADSIRLQISNPDLKDRMVEQFKELHHLWQSQQRLQPVAQAPAVAGLSAGQGAWPMHSVGMQQ
- the IRF5 gene encoding interferon regulatory factor 5 isoform X2, giving the protein MNQPAPRAPPPPRRVRLKPWLVAQVNSCQYPGLQWVNGERKFFCIPWRHATRHGPSQEGDNTIFKAWAKETGKYTEGVDEADPAKWKANLRCALNKSRDFRLIYDGPRDMPPQPYKIYEVCSNGSAPAESQPSEDYTFGAGEEEEEEEEDMSSGPFLAASACTDVLQRMLPSLSITEAVQPGPPMAPYSLPKEDVKWPPTLQPPVVLGPPAPDPSLLGPTPGNPAGFGELLPEVLPSLQPGPLAASLPPTGEQLLPDLLISPHMLPLTDLEIKFQYRGRPPRALTISNPQGCRLFYSQLEPTQDQVELFGPVSLEQVRFPSPEDIPSDKQRFYTNQLLDVLDRGLILQLQGQDLYAIRLCQCKVFWSGPCASAHGSHPNPIQREVKTKLFSLEHFLNELILFQKGQTNTPPPFEIFFCFGEEWPDRKPREKKLITVQVVPVAARLLLEMFSGELSWSADSIRLQISNPDLKDRMVEQFKELHHLWQSQQRLQPVAQAPAVAGLSAGQGAWPMHSVGMQQ